A single Pseudomonas putida DNA region contains:
- a CDS encoding LacI family DNA-binding transcriptional regulator encodes MVSMKDVAREAGVSQPAVSYAYSGSSKISTTQREHIFAVAERLGYPGPSVRGRSLRSGRVGAIGLVVMDQLSYALEDPWAVSLLKGISRVDALANVALTLFPMNSTKLEAQGSDSTLAVRGLVDGLIVSTLPDDHPLVPFIANRQLPLVVVDSPKLPGVNYVGIDDHGAAMVQMNHLLELGHLKIGIIVERLRPDGQTGPVSRERFAASTEMIARERLGGYVEAAEQAGLSFEALRIVEAGGFTQELGERAARGLLGQQEVTAVIAVSDVMALGCLTAARALEYKVPEELSVIGFDDIPDAARFDLTTIRQPLVEKGEWAARVLTQLIEAGPEAEAAREKIFPTRLIVRGTTASPATAA; translated from the coding sequence ATGGTTTCGATGAAAGACGTGGCAAGGGAAGCTGGGGTTTCCCAGCCTGCGGTTTCCTATGCCTACAGTGGCTCCAGCAAGATCTCGACGACTCAGCGCGAGCACATTTTTGCCGTCGCCGAGCGCCTGGGTTATCCGGGGCCTAGCGTGCGCGGTCGCAGCCTGCGCTCAGGGCGCGTGGGTGCTATCGGGCTTGTGGTGATGGACCAGTTGTCCTACGCCCTGGAAGATCCCTGGGCCGTCTCGCTGCTCAAAGGCATCAGTCGCGTCGACGCCTTGGCCAATGTCGCCTTGACCTTGTTCCCGATGAACAGCACCAAGCTGGAAGCACAGGGCAGCGATTCGACGCTTGCCGTCAGGGGGCTGGTCGACGGCCTTATCGTTTCGACGTTGCCGGACGATCACCCGTTGGTGCCTTTCATCGCCAATCGGCAGTTGCCGCTGGTCGTGGTGGATTCGCCAAAACTGCCGGGCGTCAATTATGTGGGTATCGATGACCACGGCGCTGCGATGGTGCAGATGAATCATTTGCTTGAACTGGGGCATCTCAAGATCGGCATCATCGTCGAGCGTCTGCGGCCAGACGGGCAGACCGGTCCGGTGTCGCGCGAGCGTTTCGCCGCATCCACTGAAATGATCGCTCGCGAGCGTCTGGGTGGCTATGTCGAAGCGGCCGAACAGGCGGGGCTCAGCTTCGAAGCCCTGCGGATCGTCGAAGCGGGCGGCTTTACCCAGGAACTGGGCGAGCGGGCTGCCCGTGGGCTATTGGGCCAGCAGGAAGTCACAGCGGTGATTGCTGTTTCGGACGTGATGGCGCTGGGCTGCCTGACAGCGGCACGCGCACTGGAATACAAGGTCCCTGAGGAGCTGTCCGTCATTGGCTTCGATGATATCCCCGATGCTGCGCGCTTTGATCTGACCACCATTCGCCAGCCTCTGGTCGAGAAGGGCGAGTGGGCTGCACGTGTGCTGACACAGTTGATCGAAGCCGGCCCTGAGGCAGAAGCCGCACGTGAGAAGATTTTCCCGACCCGGCTGATCGTCCGGGGCACCACGGCCAGCCCTGCCACGGCTGCCTGA
- a CDS encoding ThuA domain-containing protein, with product MTKALYLYGGWPGHYPYQIAAWARELFAELDWDVEESTDIFTLDRDLKAYDVVVIGWNNAVTTETLTASQERFLSEAIESGVGLVGWHGAGAAFRASLKYHFMLGGSFLEHPAGEGYPHPYQVNFIDKHHEVTQGVEDFEVRSEQYYMQVDPNLHVLAETTFDGNPMPWLKGHRSPVAWVRQWGEGRVFYHSIGHDTSNLADPNIRRLTKQGLAWAARK from the coding sequence GTGACAAAAGCGCTTTATCTCTACGGAGGCTGGCCTGGCCACTACCCCTACCAGATCGCAGCCTGGGCTCGCGAGCTGTTTGCTGAGCTGGACTGGGATGTGGAGGAGTCCACCGACATCTTCACCCTGGACCGCGACCTCAAGGCCTACGACGTGGTCGTCATTGGCTGGAACAACGCCGTCACCACCGAAACCCTCACCGCCTCGCAAGAGCGCTTTCTGTCCGAAGCCATTGAAAGCGGCGTCGGCCTGGTGGGCTGGCATGGTGCAGGCGCTGCATTTCGCGCCAGCCTCAAGTACCACTTCATGCTCGGCGGCTCGTTCCTCGAGCACCCCGCCGGCGAGGGCTACCCGCATCCCTACCAGGTCAACTTCATCGACAAGCACCATGAAGTCACCCAAGGCGTGGAGGACTTCGAAGTCCGCTCCGAGCAGTACTACATGCAGGTCGACCCGAACCTGCACGTGCTTGCCGAGACAACGTTCGATGGCAACCCCATGCCATGGCTCAAAGGCCATCGCAGCCCGGTCGCCTGGGTCCGGCAGTGGGGTGAAGGCCGCGTCTTCTACCACTCGATCGGCCATGACACCAGCAACCTTGCCGACCCGAACATTCGCCGCCTGACCAAGCAAGGTCTGGCCTGGGCTGCACGCAAATAA
- a CDS encoding thiamine pyrophosphate-binding protein, whose amino-acid sequence MPKLTASQVVAQTLKNYGVEYVAGIPGHGIWTLMDAFMEEESKLKFIQVFHEQSAVHLADGYYRVAGKPMAAVTSIGAGATNTVIGMATAYTDSTSVMLLTGGPPTHMRGHGLLQELERFTDNDFPKIAEAVSKRHWVATRTEEMPFIMHRAFSSMVTGRPGPVHIEIPMDVQAEAAEVTLHDLGERVPVGKSYPDPVAVSRAADVLREARRPVIVIGGGVITAEAANEVLALAEAWKIPVVTTWNGKGGFPEDHALFAGSVGQTGTLCGNKVASTADVILAVGCRFTDWSSSSYAKGVTFSIPPGRLIHIDIDPHEIGKNYPVAVGIVADAKYALAHIVDALSGETVDRAEYMADLKEYQDEWEAKLATRRDSERFPFTSQRPLGALRKIFPRDTIVVVGSGNAQGAVKQTFPVYTPRTHLTSGGFSSMGWAVPAAIGAKLAAPKQPVVCILGDGDFLMNSQEIAICKTNDIPVVFIIQNNAGYMSIRGGQRKQTSRHLGSEFNTPDGQPYSPDYEALGKAFGLKSFRVNSNDELEPILQQALEANEAVLIEVPTDRDAAGPWVPGWWDFPVPEYITDERQDEYWQLRNSEQHL is encoded by the coding sequence ATGCCCAAGCTCACGGCCAGCCAGGTGGTTGCCCAAACGCTGAAGAACTATGGTGTCGAATACGTTGCCGGTATCCCCGGCCATGGCATCTGGACACTGATGGACGCCTTCATGGAGGAAGAGTCCAAGCTCAAGTTCATTCAGGTCTTCCATGAACAGAGCGCGGTCCACCTCGCCGACGGTTACTACCGTGTCGCCGGCAAGCCCATGGCCGCCGTCACCTCGATCGGCGCTGGCGCCACCAACACCGTCATCGGCATGGCCACCGCCTACACCGACTCCACCAGCGTCATGCTGCTGACCGGTGGCCCGCCCACACACATGCGCGGCCATGGCCTGCTGCAGGAACTGGAACGCTTCACCGACAACGACTTCCCGAAGATCGCCGAAGCCGTATCCAAGCGGCACTGGGTCGCCACCCGCACCGAAGAAATGCCGTTCATCATGCACCGCGCGTTCAGCTCGATGGTCACCGGCCGCCCGGGCCCTGTGCATATCGAAATCCCGATGGACGTTCAGGCCGAGGCGGCCGAAGTCACCCTGCACGACCTGGGCGAGCGCGTGCCCGTCGGCAAGTCGTATCCTGACCCGGTCGCCGTCAGCCGCGCCGCGGATGTGCTGCGCGAAGCCCGACGCCCGGTGATCGTCATTGGTGGCGGTGTGATCACCGCCGAAGCCGCCAATGAAGTGCTGGCCCTGGCCGAAGCCTGGAAGATCCCGGTGGTGACCACCTGGAACGGTAAAGGCGGCTTCCCGGAAGACCACGCCCTGTTCGCTGGCAGCGTCGGCCAGACCGGTACCCTGTGCGGCAACAAGGTCGCCTCGACCGCCGATGTGATTCTTGCCGTCGGCTGCCGCTTCACCGACTGGTCGTCGTCCAGCTATGCCAAGGGTGTCACCTTCTCGATCCCACCTGGGCGACTGATCCACATCGACATCGACCCGCACGAGATTGGCAAGAACTACCCGGTTGCCGTCGGTATCGTGGCCGACGCCAAGTACGCGCTGGCCCACATCGTCGATGCGCTGTCTGGCGAAACGGTCGATCGCGCCGAATACATGGCCGACCTCAAGGAGTACCAGGACGAGTGGGAAGCCAAGCTGGCCACCCGCCGTGACTCCGAGCGCTTCCCGTTCACCTCGCAACGCCCGCTGGGCGCGCTGCGCAAGATCTTCCCCCGCGACACCATCGTGGTGGTCGGTTCGGGCAACGCCCAGGGTGCGGTCAAGCAGACGTTCCCGGTGTACACCCCGCGTACACACCTGACGTCTGGCGGGTTCTCGTCGATGGGCTGGGCCGTGCCGGCGGCCATCGGCGCCAAGCTGGCGGCACCGAAGCAGCCGGTGGTGTGCATCCTGGGCGACGGCGACTTCCTGATGAACTCACAGGAAATCGCCATCTGCAAGACCAACGACATTCCGGTGGTGTTCATCATCCAGAACAACGCCGGCTACATGTCCATCCGCGGTGGCCAGCGCAAGCAGACCAGCCGTCACCTGGGCAGTGAGTTCAATACCCCGGACGGGCAGCCGTACTCACCGGATTACGAAGCGCTGGGCAAGGCTTTCGGCCTGAAGTCGTTCCGCGTCAACAGCAACGATGAGCTCGAACCGATCCTGCAACAGGCACTGGAAGCCAACGAGGCGGTGCTGATCGAAGTGCCGACCGACCGTGATGCCGCCGGCCCATGGGTGCCCGGCTGGTGGGACTTCCCGGTCCCCGAATACATCACCGACGAGCGCCAGGACGAATACTGGCAACTGCGTAATTCCGAGCAGCATCTGTAA